From Anaerohalosphaera lusitana, one genomic window encodes:
- the plsX gene encoding phosphate acyltransferase PlsX, which produces MRIAVDAMGGDHAPDEIVKGVLEARKCLDKEDELVLIGVKEKIEPHLPSKWRFPSGLSVVDAPEIIGMDEAPVEALRKKKKSSIALMAKMAASGEFDTIISAGNTGACVAACQLRMRNLEGVNRPGIAVTLPTFGGPVTVCDVGANVACKPINLYQYAVMSSVYARRMLGIENPRVALMGIGAEAGKGNTLVKRTRELLDADENINFIGNIEGRDIFDGTCDVAICEGFVGNVVLKLTEGLVDGLFRAIKQELLDEGLRLAMKFKPVMMRIYQKYDYHEYGGALLLGVNGNSIICHGTSKSRTIKNAIMASKKFVNMEINEAIVEYLSTSTVRPNSE; this is translated from the coding sequence ATGCGTATTGCTGTTGACGCTATGGGTGGCGACCATGCCCCTGACGAGATAGTCAAGGGTGTGCTGGAAGCAAGGAAGTGCCTCGACAAGGAAGACGAGCTCGTTCTTATCGGTGTCAAAGAGAAGATTGAGCCTCATTTGCCTTCCAAATGGCGTTTCCCCTCCGGCTTGTCGGTGGTCGATGCGCCTGAGATAATAGGCATGGACGAAGCTCCAGTGGAAGCTCTTCGCAAGAAGAAGAAGAGCTCGATCGCGCTTATGGCCAAAATGGCTGCGTCCGGGGAGTTTGACACAATTATATCGGCCGGCAATACCGGAGCCTGCGTTGCTGCATGCCAGCTTCGCATGCGAAACCTGGAAGGTGTGAACCGACCGGGCATCGCTGTGACACTGCCTACGTTCGGCGGACCTGTGACGGTTTGCGATGTGGGTGCCAATGTTGCGTGCAAACCCATTAATCTGTATCAGTACGCAGTTATGTCGAGCGTTTATGCAAGGCGTATGCTGGGCATTGAGAATCCCAGAGTAGCTCTGATGGGTATCGGGGCCGAAGCGGGTAAGGGCAACACACTGGTCAAGAGGACCAGAGAGCTGCTCGATGCCGACGAGAATATAAACTTTATCGGCAACATCGAAGGCCGTGATATTTTTGACGGCACATGCGATGTCGCGATCTGCGAAGGATTTGTCGGCAATGTCGTACTCAAGCTCACAGAGGGCCTGGTAGACGGCCTGTTTCGTGCTATAAAGCAGGAACTGCTGGACGAAGGTTTAAGGCTTGCAATGAAGTTCAAGCCCGTTATGATGCGCATCTATCAGAAGTATGACTATCACGAGTACGGAGGTGCCCTTTTGCTTGGCGTTAACGGCAACAGCATCATCTGTCACGGTACCAGCAAGAGTCGTACCATCAAAAACGCTATTATGGCGTCCAAAAAATTCGTTAATATGGAAATAAACGAGGCGATTGTCGAGTACTTGTCGACTTCCACAGTGAGGCCTAACAGTGAATGA
- a CDS encoding beta-ketoacyl-ACP synthase III, which yields MNEAKLAGEYFNAVIAGTGSAVPENTLTNEDLTKIVDTSDEWISTRTGMKVRHISGDDDTTATLAASASKEALADAGVSAEDVDLIICATITPEMVFPSTACFVQDMIGAKNAWAFDLSAACSGFVYALSVATRFVTCGKYDNVLVIGAETLSKITDYEDRNSCVLFGDGAGAVVLKKSEQGDAGVKYSCSWSDGSGWTALNCQAYGSRHPVSKPLDDPKKVYMNLNGREVYQTAVRRIVELVNECLNKCNLDISDIDMFIPHQMNARIIESVAKRLKFGKDNVFINIEKYGNTSAASIPLALDDCIKDGKVKSGDTILLAAFGAGLTWGATVIQL from the coding sequence GTGAATGAGGCAAAGTTAGCAGGCGAATATTTCAATGCCGTAATCGCAGGCACTGGCAGCGCGGTTCCGGAAAATACATTGACCAATGAGGATCTGACCAAAATCGTCGATACATCCGACGAGTGGATCAGCACGCGTACCGGGATGAAGGTGCGTCACATCTCCGGTGATGACGATACCACTGCGACGCTGGCGGCAAGTGCCTCCAAAGAGGCCCTTGCGGACGCAGGCGTTTCGGCAGAAGATGTGGATCTGATAATCTGTGCGACCATAACGCCGGAGATGGTGTTTCCGTCCACGGCATGCTTTGTGCAGGATATGATCGGTGCAAAAAATGCATGGGCATTTGATCTTTCGGCTGCGTGCAGCGGGTTTGTTTACGCCCTTTCGGTTGCCACGCGATTTGTAACTTGCGGCAAGTATGACAATGTACTCGTTATCGGTGCTGAAACGCTCAGCAAGATAACTGATTACGAGGACCGCAACAGTTGCGTACTTTTCGGCGATGGTGCAGGCGCAGTGGTGCTCAAGAAATCCGAGCAAGGTGATGCAGGCGTTAAGTATAGCTGCAGCTGGTCCGACGGCAGCGGCTGGACGGCCTTGAATTGCCAGGCGTATGGTTCAAGGCACCCGGTCAGCAAGCCGCTTGACGATCCTAAGAAGGTTTATATGAATCTCAACGGCCGGGAAGTTTATCAGACGGCTGTACGGCGTATTGTCGAACTTGTCAATGAATGTCTGAACAAATGTAACCTCGATATCAGCGACATTGACATGTTTATTCCGCATCAGATGAATGCAAGAATTATTGAGTCTGTTGCTAAACGGCTCAAGTTCGGCAAGGACAACGTCTTTATTAATATTGAGAAGTACGGCAATACATCGGCAGCGTCAATACCGCTGGCCTTGGATGATTGCATCAAGGATGGAAAAGTGAAATCAGGCGACACAATTCTGCTCGCTGCGTTTGGTGCGGGGCTGACGTGGGGAGCTACGGTTATTCAACTGTAG